The Herminiimonas arsenitoxidans sequence GATTGCCATGCAGACTGATTTCGACATCGCCATTTGCGGCGCCGGCCCGGTAGGACTGGCGCTCGCTGCATTATTGGTCAAGCATGGCAAACAAGCTGATCGCATTGCACTGATAGATGCAAAAACCATAGAGCAAAGCGCACAAGATCCACGTTCAATTGCACTGTCATACGGCAGTCAGCAAATCCTGGAACGGATAGGTGCATGGCCCATTGCCGCGACAGCCATCCATCAAATTCACGTCTCCCGCCGCGGCCATTTCGGCCGCACCCTGATAGACCGTGCTGAATACCATCTACCCGCGCTTGGTCACGTCACACGTTACGGCGCTATCGTCTCCGCTCTGAACACACTTGCAGGAGCGACGGCGATCAAGATGATACGCCCGCAAAGCGTTAGCAGTATCACGGAAAACGATGGCATGGTGAGCTTGAATTTCGCCGAACATGCGCCCTTGTCCGCACAGTTGGTGATACAGGCTGAAGGCGGCATCTATAACGAGCAAACCAAAAAAACTCTGCATCGCGACTACGATCAAATTGCGATCGTCGCACACGTAGATGTCAGCGCAGCGATTTCACATCGCGCTTTTGAACGCTTCACGGATGAAGGACCGCTGGCCTTGCTGCCACAGGATGATAGCTATGCCTTGGTATGGTGTGTACGTCCGAAAACAGCAGAGCATTTGCTGGCCTTACCGGATGCTGCATTCTTGCAAGAACTTGGACGTGCCTTCGGCACGCGTCTGGGAAACTTCACAGCCTGCAGCAAACGTAACGCCTTCCCACTCGGCTTAAATGCGAAGCCAGATGCATCCGAACGCATAATTGCGATCGGCAATGCCGCTCAAACCTTGCATCCCGTTGCAGGTCAGGGACTCAATCTGGGATTGCGCGATGCGGCAGTGCTGGCACAACTGCTAAGCACGCATGCGATGCCGGAGGCATTAAACAAGTTTGCAGAAAAACGCCGCACGGATCGCAACACCACTATCCATCTGACCGACATCATGGCGAGGATTTTCGCAGATAACTCTCGCGGGATTATTTCGCAAACCTTGCTGGGAATATCGCTAGGCATGGTAGATGCGATCCAGCCTGCCAAGAAATTTCTGGCTGAGCAAATGATGTTTGGTCGACGCCCTTAGCGGCATCCTTACGCTACGCAATAAAAAAGCCGCATCACACGATGCGGCTTTTTTCATTATTCCTAGCGGATCAGCACAGTGCGCTCGGCACTGTCGCTTAAAAATTATGTTGATCAGACGCCGACTTCAGCGCGCTGAAATTCTGCCCAATTGACTGTCGATGCTTTTTTAGCACCGCCATGTGTCATTGTTTCGTAGCAGCGAGCTTTGGTAGTTTGGATGGCATCGATCAGGAAGTCCGCGTCGTACACTCTGAGCAAATGCGATTGATGCGTTTCCATATATTTCTTGATGCGATCTCTTTCGCACGACAGGCTTTGCAGCGCGTGGAATGTTTCATCATCCCAGTGCCAGCTCAAGCCGAGCTCGTAGAACGCTGCGTTATAGGCAGCAAGATGGCATTCAACTGCATCACGTATCGGGCATTGTTCAAGTACGGAATTGATCATGGCACTTCCTCTTCTATATGTTCACGTCACTGCGGAACCCTGTCTGCACACCTTTCTACAGACTGCGAACGTATCGTAATGCTCAATAATGATTAGGTATAGTTAAAGTATTTAATCATAATCATTACTCATAACTTATGATTTAGAGGTATAAAAAACCGCTATTTGATGATTTATGACGAGGTTTACAGTGATTATTGACAGTAGTCATAGGCAAACCTTACCAAGGCAGGATATTGTTGCGACCGGGCTAAATACAGGCCAGTCTGCAATCCGCATCGTTCAATCGCAGGCATCAACAGCAACATCTCGGGATTGATCGCGTCATGAAAGTCATCGTTTTGGGTTCGGGCATTATCGGCACGGCATCGGCCTGGTTTTTGAACAAAGCTGGTCACGACGTAACGGTCATCGAACGCCAACCCGGTGCTGCGCAGGAAACCAGTTTTGCCAATGGTTGCCAGATCTCTGTCTCGCACGCCACGCCATGGGCCAACAAGACCGCGCCCATGACCATCCTCAAATCACTAGGCAAGGAAGATGCGCCCCTGCTCTATCGTTTCCGCGCCGAATGGCTGCAATGGAAATGGGGCATGAACTTTCTGCGCGAATGCACACCGACGCGCACCGTCCATAACATTCATCAAATCGTCGCGATCGCTGAATACAGCCGTCAGACTCTGCAATCTGTACGTGCCGAAGTCGACATAGACTACGACTGTTTAACGCGCGGCATTCTGCACTTTTATACAGATCAAAAAGACTTTGATGAATCATTGGCATCAGCCAGCGTGATGCGCGATCTCGGTTGTCCGCGTGAGCCCATGACCGCAGATCAGGCAGTCACGCTGGAACCAGCGTTAGCGCATATCCGCAAGCAAATAGTCGGTGCTGACTTTACTGAAACAGACGAATCCGGCGACATCTACAAATTCACCACCGGCCTGGCACGCAAGGCGCAAGAGCGCGGCGTCAACTTTCAATACAACACGACGGTGACACGTCTAATTACAGAAGGAAGCGGCGCTGCGGCACGCGTAACCGGCGTTGAAGTGATTAATCCGGAAGGTCGTCACATGACGCTGCACGCGGATGCATTCGTGATGGCGATGGGAAGTTTTTCCGTGCCGATGTTGAAGCCCTTAGGCATAGCTTTAATGATCTATCCGGGCAAAGGATATTCAGCAACATATCCGATTGTGAATCCCGATTTGGCACCAACCGTATCGCTGATTGATGATGGCTACAAATTGGTTTTGTCGCGACTGGGAAATAAACTGCGTGTAGCTGGCACTTGCGAATTCAACGGCTACTCGCGCGAACTGAATGCCACCCGATGCGATGCAATTACACGCAGAACGCGCGAACTATTTCCCGATGCTTGCGATTACGAGAGTCCGGCATACTGGGCTGGGCTGCGTCCATTGACGCCATCAAACGTGCCCTACATAGGCAAGACAAAATTCAGTAATTTATTTTTGAATACCGGACATGGTTCGCTGGGCTGGACCATGGGCTGCGGTTCGGGACGCGCAATCGCCGATATTATTTCCGGCGTACATCCAGAGGTAGATTTTGCTTTTACCGGCATTGCACCGCGCAAGACATCTACCCACACACTTGTATCAAGCAGCCACAATAATCGCACTGCATAAACCCGTTTGAATCGGCTACGCGTTTTCGGCTACTGCAAGGTCGTCAAAAACGATCCTGTCAGCACCACTCAGCAATAGGAAGTGTTTGCCGCTACAACGTGCAATCAATGACATCTTCAGACGTTCGGCTACCATGTGCCCCATCTGCGTTGCACCGGAACGGGATAGCAAAAATGGGATGCCCATTTGCGCGCCCTTCATCACCATCTCTGATGTGAGACGACCTGTGGTGTAGAAAATCTTGTCGTCACCACGCATATCGTCAAACCACATCTTGCCTGCGATTGCATCGACGGCATTGTGACGGCCGACATCT is a genomic window containing:
- a CDS encoding UbiH/UbiF/VisC/COQ6 family ubiquinone biosynthesis hydroxylase, which gives rise to MQTDFDIAICGAGPVGLALAALLVKHGKQADRIALIDAKTIEQSAQDPRSIALSYGSQQILERIGAWPIAATAIHQIHVSRRGHFGRTLIDRAEYHLPALGHVTRYGAIVSALNTLAGATAIKMIRPQSVSSITENDGMVSLNFAEHAPLSAQLVIQAEGGIYNEQTKKTLHRDYDQIAIVAHVDVSAAISHRAFERFTDEGPLALLPQDDSYALVWCVRPKTAEHLLALPDAAFLQELGRAFGTRLGNFTACSKRNAFPLGLNAKPDASERIIAIGNAAQTLHPVAGQGLNLGLRDAAVLAQLLSTHAMPEALNKFAEKRRTDRNTTIHLTDIMARIFADNSRGIISQTLLGISLGMVDAIQPAKKFLAEQMMFGRRP
- a CDS encoding HAD family hydrolase translates to MINSVLEQCPIRDAVECHLAAYNAAFYELGLSWHWDDETFHALQSLSCERDRIKKYMETHQSHLLRVYDADFLIDAIQTTKARCYETMTHGGAKKASTVNWAEFQRAEVGV
- a CDS encoding D-amino acid dehydrogenase, coding for MKVIVLGSGIIGTASAWFLNKAGHDVTVIERQPGAAQETSFANGCQISVSHATPWANKTAPMTILKSLGKEDAPLLYRFRAEWLQWKWGMNFLRECTPTRTVHNIHQIVAIAEYSRQTLQSVRAEVDIDYDCLTRGILHFYTDQKDFDESLASASVMRDLGCPREPMTADQAVTLEPALAHIRKQIVGADFTETDESGDIYKFTTGLARKAQERGVNFQYNTTVTRLITEGSGAAARVTGVEVINPEGRHMTLHADAFVMAMGSFSVPMLKPLGIALMIYPGKGYSATYPIVNPDLAPTVSLIDDGYKLVLSRLGNKLRVAGTCEFNGYSRELNATRCDAITRRTRELFPDACDYESPAYWAGLRPLTPSNVPYIGKTKFSNLFLNTGHGSLGWTMGCGSGRAIADIISGVHPEVDFAFTGIAPRKTSTHTLVSSSHNNRTA